The Alistipes megaguti sequence GGATTCGCCGCGGCACAACTCCGGGCTCCCGAAATTTCGGTCCCCCGGGAGGTGTACACCCTCTACGAAGTCGTCGTGGAGGGATTTCCCGTCGAACGGGAGCGCTATTCGGTCGCCGATGCCGCAGTCACGGCCTGGCGCGACCCGGCGAATGGCCATTGGCACGCTTCGGAGAGCCGGATCCGGCTCTATGCCGATTCGTTGATCCGGCTTCGGGACGGAGAGCGGATCCGCTGCCGGGGTCGTGTGAGGCCGTTCCAGGGCGGAGCCGAGAGCTACCGGCAGCTGATGGAACGGAGGGGCTATGCCGGAACGCTGTGGATTGGAGAACGGGCGATCTTCGACCGGGAGGAGCCCCGGGGTGCCTCCCTGCACCGCCGGGCTGTCGAACGTCTCGACCGTCTGCCGATGGCTCCCGAAGCCCGGGCCGTCGTCGAGGCGATGGCTGCGGGCGAACGGCGCGGAATCCCCGCCGAACTCCGCACTGTCTACTCCCGAAGCGGTTTTTCGCACCTGCTGGCCGTATCGGGGCTCCATACGGGGATTGTCTTCGTCGTGGTGAACGCCCTGCTCTGGTGGCTGCCCCTGCTGCGGCGCGGGCACCTCTGGAAGAACCTTCTCGCAGCGGCGGCCATCTGGCTCTTTGTCGCCGCGGCCGGATTCCCGCCCAGCGCCATACGGGCCGCCGTGATGTGCACCTTCCTCCAGGCCGCACTCGCCTCCGCGTCGGAGTATGTCGGAATGAATGCCCTGGCCCTGGCGGCCTTCGGGATGCTGCTCTGGAATCCCAACTGGATCGGCGACCTGAGTTTCCTGCTCTCGTTCCTCGCCGTCGCAGGGATTCTCCTCTGGGGTGTGCCCCTCTGCCGCAGGTGCCGGACCCGCCACCGATGGCTGAATGCCGTGAGCGACGCCTACGTGATCGGGTTGACGGCCACACTGGCTACGGCTCCGCTCGTCTCGCACACCTTCGGCATAGTTCCCTTGGCCGGGCTGGTCGTCAATCCGGTGGCCATCCTGCTGGCCGGGGTCGTGGTATTCGGCGGTGCGCTCTGGATGCTCCTGCCCGTCGGATGGCTTGCGCCGCTCTTCGGGCTGGTGACAGGCAAGGCCGCCGAAGCGGTCAACTTCCTGGCCCGGGCGACCGCCGCACTGCCCGGAGGCACAACCGACTATACGCTCGAAAAGGCTCCCACCATACTCCTCTATGCGGTTTTCCTTCTTGCAACGCTCGCCGCAGGGTGCCGGGAACCGAAAAAAAGCCTACCTTTGCGTCCGTAAAACAAACGCTTTCGACCCATGATCACCGCCGAGGAATACGACCTGCTCCGTAGCGACGAGCTCCGGCAAGCGATTGCCGCCGCCCGGGGCCGCGACCCGCTGGAGGTGGCGCTCGACCGGACGGTTCCCCATGCCCGGCTTGTCGCCACGCAGGTCAAGTACCTCGCACGCGCCGAACGCAAACTCCCGACGTATGCCGCCGCGCAGTGCATCCTGCCTCCGCGGGCCTTCG is a genomic window containing:
- a CDS encoding ComEC/Rec2 family competence protein, translating into MKIACLLDRLNRMPMVKLLAPFAAGIALAGMYELPLWFLAGAFVCTGIVALLFRSGAAAVAMLLTSGFAAAQLRAPEISVPREVYTLYEVVVEGFPVERERYSVADAAVTAWRDPANGHWHASESRIRLYADSLIRLRDGERIRCRGRVRPFQGGAESYRQLMERRGYAGTLWIGERAIFDREEPRGASLHRRAVERLDRLPMAPEARAVVEAMAAGERRGIPAELRTVYSRSGFSHLLAVSGLHTGIVFVVVNALLWWLPLLRRGHLWKNLLAAAAIWLFVAAAGFPPSAIRAAVMCTFLQAALASASEYVGMNALALAAFGMLLWNPNWIGDLSFLLSFLAVAGILLWGVPLCRRCRTRHRWLNAVSDAYVIGLTATLATAPLVSHTFGIVPLAGLVVNPVAILLAGVVVFGGALWMLLPVGWLAPLFGLVTGKAAEAVNFLARATAALPGGTTDYTLEKAPTILLYAVFLLATLAAGCREPKKSLPLRP